In the Oncorhynchus gorbuscha isolate QuinsamMale2020 ecotype Even-year linkage group LG05, OgorEven_v1.0, whole genome shotgun sequence genome, one interval contains:
- the LOC124035126 gene encoding zinc finger protein 37-like: MLAVRQFLPNTMTNYRAFHTQLSSIMDALTKAAVADICELVDDSYAVLQLELSRSHKENEALRRKLELIETIIARGQRGNMAETNHQANIDSLNAEHPSSSGRAACTKQSNENLRRAGKITAVREATEQSENKEVVLQVPDEEKIGPDIVLIKEEKLGGDLDSSNDTQDVLLFSEKGTEASYGEVDDGEGPSRITSSTITTREWDRSGEDSGHRSEQGNESSQRTPQFLRSKFTAGRWNPLSLNYTLHETPSESGSSPPGGNNEMETVEPVYDFPSETDTVPSTHPTGKRFPFERDSSPNSLAGNFEMKREVSMVSPLPYDVELDMCSSWSNQDMLGMVSMQDGKYLKPDRRELLLDKVADLSSAHYQMTAAGLHAAAKYDSRDSKRFICTFCSKCFTSSRNLETHLRVHTGERPYSCTQCGKRFTQSGHLKTHQSVHTGERPFACEQCGKRFAGKQNLRLHQQKNHPNL, from the exons ATGCTAGCTGTGCGCCAATTTCTACCTAACACAATGACCAACTACAGAGCTTTTCATACACAACTGTCGTCCATCATGGATGCATTGACCAAAGCGGCGGTGGCAGATATCTGCGAGCTCGTAGATGACAGTTATGCTGTTTTACAATTGGAACTCTCTCGAAGCCACAAAGAGAATGAGGCATTGAGAAGGAAACTCGAGTTGATCGAGACCATCATTGCGCGGGGGCAGAGAGGCAATATGGCAGAAACAAACCACCAAGCTAACATTGATTCCCTCAATgccg AACATCCCTCTTCATCTGGAAGGGCTGCCTGTACCAAGCAGTCAAATGAAAATCTAAGAAGAGCTGGAAAGATCACAGCTGTTCGGGAAGCCACAGAACAGTCTGAAAATAAAgag GTGGTTTTGCAGGTACCTGACGAGGAGAAGATCGGACCTGACATAGTCTTGATCAAGGAGGAGAAGCTGGGCGGGGACTTGGATAGTAGTAATGACACACAGGATGTTCTGCTATTCAGTGAGAAGG GTACTGAGGCATCGTATGGTGAAGTGGATGACGGTGAAGGACCTTCCAGAATAACCTCCTCCACCATAACTACGAGGGAGTGGGACAGAAGTGGAGAGGATAGTGGCCACCGATCCGAGCAGGGGAATGAGAGTTCTCAGAGGACTCCCCAGTTTTTGCGTTCTAAATTCACGGCCGGAAGATGGAACCCCCTGAGCCTTAACTACACGCTGCACGAGACACCTAGTGAGTCTGGGTCCAGTCCACCGGGGGGGAATAATGAAATGGAGACAGTGGAACCCGTTTATGATTTCCCTTCAGAAACCGACACCGTCCCCTCTACTCACCCGACAGGGAAGCGGTTTCCCTTTGAACGAGACAGTAGTCCAAATTCTCTCGCTGGGAATTTTGAAATGAAAAGAGAAGTTTCCATGGTCAGCCCTCTACCCTACGACGTGGAACTGGATATGTGTTCTTCATGGAGCAACCAGGATATGCTGGGAATGGTTTCCATGCAGGACGGGAAATACCTGAAACCGGACCGCAGGGAATTGCTGCTTGACAAGGTTGCAGACTTGAGCTCTGCCCATTATCAAATGACTGCCGCCGGACTTCACGCTGCAGCCAAGTATGACAGCAGAGACAGCAAGCGTTTTATTTGTACCTTCTGCAGCAAGTGTTTTACATCGTCGCGAAATCTGGAGACGCACCTGCGGGTTCACACGGGAGAGAGACCATACAGCTGCACCCAGTGCGGGAAGAGGTTCACCCAGTCTGGCCATCTGAAAACGCATCAGAGCGTACACACCGGAGAGCGGCCATTTGCCTGTGAGCAGTGTGGTAAAAGGTTTGCAGGGAAACAGAATTTGAGGTTACACCAACAGAAAAACCACCCTAATCTGTGA